The Anastrepha ludens isolate Willacy chromosome 2, idAnaLude1.1, whole genome shotgun sequence genome contains a region encoding:
- the LOC128863319 gene encoding uncharacterized protein LOC128863319 isoform X2: MWKIKVTDLVLTPGTLKNDHYASVLFRAKVSYTVGTQPAQEKVNSYIIKTEPFVEGQKKDLVGDLHLFQTEIRMYTEVLPLIEGVLRQYGDDTVLGPKLIHCSDTSPSFVVFEDLTQQGYTTLGFRHINSDEIKKALLKLAKLHAISYKLSQEKTNIFAGMDKGSMNSVDPESFNFIKNATKLMKEVLSEHADLRKFVPLIESVEHIFLSRTIDMFNENRDGRLDGICVLNHGDFHAKNIMVQNVDGKLKDLMLLDYQISIFGSPAIDLHYAFIMMFSPEMRREQFDELLYYYITNFQETLRRTEYKGRIPTNVEFRQELQKRRYWGLFLLLSFLVFNYTFADENGDIAKVVENEETQKKTLRDPKLLNELRELLPRFLYNGYFEY, translated from the exons atgtggaaaataaaA GTAACAGATCTGGTACTCACGCCGGGTACATTGAAAAACGACCACTATGCGAGTGTTCTCTTTCGCGCCAAAGTCAGTTACACTGTGGGGACACAGCCAGCGCAGGAGAAAGTAAATTCGTACATTATAAAAACTGAGCCATTCGTAGAGGGCCAAAAGAAGGATTTAGTTggtgatttgcatttatttcaaaCGGAAATTCGTATGTATACGGAAGTGCTACCCTTAATTGAGGGAGTGCTGAGGCAATATGGCGACGATACAGTTTTGGGACCAAA ACTTATCCACTGCAGTGACACCTCCCCCTCATTTGTGGTTTTCGAAGATTTGACACAACAAGGTTACACTACGCTTGGTTTTCGCCATATAAATTCGgacgaaataaaaaaagcgtTGCTGAAGCTAGCAAAGTTGCACGCGATCAGCTACAAGTTGAGTCAAGAG AAAACAAACATCTTTGCTGGCATGGACAAGGGTTCCATGAATTCTGTGGATCCAGAAAGCTTTAACTTTATCAAGAATGCCACTAAATTAATGAAAGAGGTCTTAAGCGAACATGCCGATCTTCGCAAATTCGTACCACTCATTGAGTCCGTCGAACATATATTTCTATCCCGTACCATCGATATGTTTAATGAGAACCGAGATGGTAGACTTGATGGTATTTGTGTACTAAATCATGGcgattttcatgcaaaaaatataATGGTGCAAAATGTGGATGGCAAACTGAAAGATCTCATGCTG CTCGACTATCAGATTAGCATATTTGGTTCGCCAGCTATTGATCTACACTATGCCTTCATCATGATGTTCAGTCCCGAAATGCGACGAGAACAATTTGACGAATTGTTGTATTATTACATAACGAATTTCCAGGAGACTCTACGCAGAACAGAGTACAAAGGACGTATTCCGACCAATGTGGAATTTCGACAGGAACTGCAGAAGCGCAGATATTGGG GACTCTTTTTACTCTTATCCTTTTTGGTATTCAACTATACGTTTGCTGATGAAAACGGCGATATTGccaaagtagttgaaaatgagGAGACACAGAAGAAGACACTACGAGATCCAAAGCTGCTGAATGAGCTAAGAGAGCTGTTGCCAAGATTTTTATACAACGGCTACTTTgagtattaa
- the LOC128863319 gene encoding uncharacterized protein LOC128863319 isoform X1, which yields MVNNDVYNEDELNAPDWLNKDFFEKVLKNVENKSTKVTDLVLTPGTLKNDHYASVLFRAKVSYTVGTQPAQEKVNSYIIKTEPFVEGQKKDLVGDLHLFQTEIRMYTEVLPLIEGVLRQYGDDTVLGPKLIHCSDTSPSFVVFEDLTQQGYTTLGFRHINSDEIKKALLKLAKLHAISYKLSQEKTNIFAGMDKGSMNSVDPESFNFIKNATKLMKEVLSEHADLRKFVPLIESVEHIFLSRTIDMFNENRDGRLDGICVLNHGDFHAKNIMVQNVDGKLKDLMLLDYQISIFGSPAIDLHYAFIMMFSPEMRREQFDELLYYYITNFQETLRRTEYKGRIPTNVEFRQELQKRRYWGLFLLLSFLVFNYTFADENGDIAKVVENEETQKKTLRDPKLLNELRELLPRFLYNGYFEY from the exons ATGGTGAACAACGATGTGTACAATGAGGATGAGCTGAACGCGCCAGATTGGTTAAATaaggatttttttgaaaaagtgcttaaaaatgtggaaaataaaAGTACGAag GTAACAGATCTGGTACTCACGCCGGGTACATTGAAAAACGACCACTATGCGAGTGTTCTCTTTCGCGCCAAAGTCAGTTACACTGTGGGGACACAGCCAGCGCAGGAGAAAGTAAATTCGTACATTATAAAAACTGAGCCATTCGTAGAGGGCCAAAAGAAGGATTTAGTTggtgatttgcatttatttcaaaCGGAAATTCGTATGTATACGGAAGTGCTACCCTTAATTGAGGGAGTGCTGAGGCAATATGGCGACGATACAGTTTTGGGACCAAA ACTTATCCACTGCAGTGACACCTCCCCCTCATTTGTGGTTTTCGAAGATTTGACACAACAAGGTTACACTACGCTTGGTTTTCGCCATATAAATTCGgacgaaataaaaaaagcgtTGCTGAAGCTAGCAAAGTTGCACGCGATCAGCTACAAGTTGAGTCAAGAG AAAACAAACATCTTTGCTGGCATGGACAAGGGTTCCATGAATTCTGTGGATCCAGAAAGCTTTAACTTTATCAAGAATGCCACTAAATTAATGAAAGAGGTCTTAAGCGAACATGCCGATCTTCGCAAATTCGTACCACTCATTGAGTCCGTCGAACATATATTTCTATCCCGTACCATCGATATGTTTAATGAGAACCGAGATGGTAGACTTGATGGTATTTGTGTACTAAATCATGGcgattttcatgcaaaaaatataATGGTGCAAAATGTGGATGGCAAACTGAAAGATCTCATGCTG CTCGACTATCAGATTAGCATATTTGGTTCGCCAGCTATTGATCTACACTATGCCTTCATCATGATGTTCAGTCCCGAAATGCGACGAGAACAATTTGACGAATTGTTGTATTATTACATAACGAATTTCCAGGAGACTCTACGCAGAACAGAGTACAAAGGACGTATTCCGACCAATGTGGAATTTCGACAGGAACTGCAGAAGCGCAGATATTGGG GACTCTTTTTACTCTTATCCTTTTTGGTATTCAACTATACGTTTGCTGATGAAAACGGCGATATTGccaaagtagttgaaaatgagGAGACACAGAAGAAGACACTACGAGATCCAAAGCTGCTGAATGAGCTAAGAGAGCTGTTGCCAAGATTTTTATACAACGGCTACTTTgagtattaa